One Helicobacteraceae bacterium genomic window, GGACCGCGCCATATAAGCGCTTGCGCCGGCTCTAGGATCATGCCCATGCTGATCGTCTTGATGCCGTAGGCTTCAGGCGGAATCGCTTTGTCGGCGCGGGCGTTCAGCCGCTCGTTTTCAAGCCCAAGCATTCGCGGCGCGTTAGGTCCGTAAATATCCGCGTCTAATAGTCCGACTCTTTTGCCCTGCATCGCCGAAGCGACCGCCAGATTTACGCTTGTCGCGCTTTTGCCCACGCCGCCTTTGCCGGAGCTTATCATCACGAAACGTTTGATATTAGGCGCGAGATTTTTACCGCGCGGGCTTGTTTCTTTTGACTCGGAGGGCTGAACTATATTCAAAACCGCGTTTTTACGTCCCGCGTCGGCAAGCGCTTTGGCTACATCCTCTCTAAGCGTTTGCGCGACTTCCAAAGCGGAGGCGGCGATCTCCAGATCGATTGTAATCTGATCGCCGATAATCGCGATTTTTTGAACAAACCCCAAATCTACTATATCGCGATCAAACCCAGGATACTTAACGCCGCTTAAAATCGTTTTTACTTCGTTTTCGGTCATATTCTTCCTTCGATTAAAAACGGCGATCTTAATAAAGCTTCGCTTGATAACTAAAACTCGATCCGGTAA contains:
- a CDS encoding Mrp/NBP35 family ATP-binding protein, coding for MTENEVKTILSGVKYPGFDRDIVDLGFVQKIAIIGDQITIDLEIAASALEVAQTLREDVAKALADAGRKNAVLNIVQPSESKETSPRGKNLAPNIKRFVMISSGKGGVGKSATSVNLAVASAMQGKRVGLLDADIYGPNAPRMLGLENERLNARADKAIPPEAYGIKTISMGMILEPAQALIWRGPMIVRVIEQFFTDVEWGDLDILFMDMPPGTGDAQLSLAQSVPVSAGVIVTTPQAVALDDARRGLDMFIKTHIPIAGVVENMSGFICPNCNAEHDIFGKNSRGILAREYGVQTLAQIPIEPAIREACDVGKPIVFDRPSSETAKRYLQAADLLWTFLERTKGDNAEIQPDR